A window of the Scophthalmus maximus strain ysfricsl-2021 chromosome 8, ASM2237912v1, whole genome shotgun sequence genome harbors these coding sequences:
- the LOC118312370 gene encoding zinc finger protein 746-like: MADCVGFQSQIASIVEILANSAVAEICKLVDDGYAALRSQMERERVRSATENDALRRRLRDMDVKVRSYERKMRRRVQLEEITAAQLRPPEGTDDRQPPVPPLPAASEDKTSRHTSEQDDGKVQPLVKQEEVEREDCNLDLKVEVNIRAECGLAAALEPNEETPTSDVLDTSVTNIAPTTTHPSSSPTDTTMDLTCRPRAKRKAAKPLGSSLTGSFGGVLAPEAARRELGEVVTDGALKPEIPTDDITEEELHPSQLSATVASDEPSPDRLNSLGLDLAWMQERVSHLGAAYAVAQLGLGNTEAGQPSASFPSQGGGDSLDGPPTMLFTGGAHEMAAFAASFDMAAATVVAAPPPPPPPPSTAPSATTTSQRRPYRSSPAPSKYPVACAMCGHLFPSAAALERHQRVHTGERPYTCPHCGKGFTQPNNLRVHLLIHTGERRYRCTLCGKSFISSSHLKRHRTVHTQEKPYSCSRCGQSFSQMCSVRRHRQQSQCGL; the protein is encoded by the exons ATGGCGGACTGCGTCGGCTTCCAGTCGCAGATCGCCTCGATCGTCGAGATCCTGGCCAACTCCGCGGTGGCGGAGATCTGCAAGCTGGTGGACGATGGCTACGCGGCGCTGCGCTCGCAGATGGAGCGGGAGCGCGTCCGGAGCGCGACGGAGAACGACGCGCTGCGGCGGAGGCTGCGAGACATGGACGTGAAGGTGAGGAGCTacgagaggaagatgaggaggcgCGTCCAGCTGGAGGAGATCACCGCCGCGCAGCTCAGGCCGCCCGAAG GAACTGACGACCGCCAGCCTCCGGTGCCGCCTCTTCCTGCCGCCTCTGAAGACAAAACCTCCCGTCACACCTCAGAG CAGGACGACGGCAAAGTGCAGCCGCTGgtgaagcaggaggaggtggagagagaagacTGCAACCTGGACCTCAAGGTGGAGGTGAACATCAGGGCAGAGTGTGGCCTGGCTGCTG CCCTGGAGCCCAATGAGGAGACCCCCACCAGTGATGTTCTTGACACCAGTGTCACCAACAtcgcccccaccaccacccacccctcttcctcccctacTGACACCACCATGGACCTGACCTGCCGGCCTCGAGCCAAACGTAAAGCCGCCAAGCCACTGGGCAGCAGTTTGACAGGCAGCTTTGGGGGCGTCCTGGCCCCCGAGGCTGCTCGCAGGGAACTTGGAGAGGTGGTGACGGATGGTGCTCTGAAGCCAGAGATCCCGACGGATGACATTACAGAAGAAGAGCTTCATCCCTCACAGCTGTCGGCCACTGTAGCATCGGATGAGCCCAGCCCCGACCGCCTCAACAGCCTGGGCCTGGACCTGGCGTGGATGCAGGAGAGGGTCAGCCATCTTGGTGCAGCATACGCAGTAGCACAGCTCGGTTTGGGCAACACAGAAGCTGGACAGCCCTCCGCCTCCTTCCCCTCACAGGGAGGAGGGGACAGTTTAGATGGCCCTCCAACTATGCTCTTTACAGGTGGAGCTCATGAAATGGCTGCTTTTGCCGCCTCCTTTGACATGGCCGCCGCCACTGTCGTAGctgcaccacctcctccaccgcctcctccctctACGGCTCCTTCTGCCACCACCACTAGCCAAAGGCGGCCTTACAGGAGCAGCCCTGCACCTTCCAAATACCCTGTGGCGTGCGCCATGTGCGGCCATCTCTTCCCCAGTGCCGCTGCCCTGGAGCGGCACCAGCGGGTGCACACGGGGGAGAGACCGTACACCTGCCCCCACTGTGGAAAGGGCTTCACCCAGCCCAACAACCTGCGGGTCCACCTCCTAATCCACACCGGGGAGAGGCGTTATCGATGCACGCTGTGCGGGAAGAGTTTCATCTCGTCCAGCCACCTGAAGAGGCACCGCACGGTCCACACGCAGGAGAAGCCCTACAGCTGCTCGCGCTGCGGACAGTCCTTCAGCCAGATGTGTAGCGTCCGCAGACACCGGCAGCAGTCCCAGTGCGGCCTGTAG